A part of Pseudoalteromonas arctica A 37-1-2 genomic DNA contains:
- a CDS encoding OmpA family protein produces MTLTKSLLSVTVVAVLLSGCEMNNTGKGAAIGAAAGGVLGKATGNHKDKRIFIGAAIGALAGAAVGDYMDKQEEAFRDELAGSGVEVVREGDNLRLVMPSNITFATAQSYISSGFNDTLDAIAKVMNKYEKTYLSVQGHTDSTGKDSFNMNLSRERAQSVKDYLVNQQIMATRVSTMGYGETRPIATNDSANGRAQNRRVEIQIVPNTEG; encoded by the coding sequence ATGACTTTAACTAAATCACTTTTAAGCGTAACCGTAGTAGCTGTATTACTTTCTGGTTGTGAAATGAATAACACAGGTAAAGGAGCCGCTATAGGCGCCGCAGCCGGAGGTGTATTAGGTAAGGCTACGGGTAATCATAAAGATAAACGTATTTTTATTGGTGCAGCTATTGGTGCACTGGCGGGCGCTGCTGTTGGCGACTACATGGATAAGCAAGAAGAAGCATTTCGTGATGAGTTAGCGGGTTCAGGTGTTGAAGTAGTGCGTGAAGGTGATAACTTACGTTTAGTAATGCCATCAAACATTACGTTTGCGACTGCTCAGTCTTATATTTCATCAGGCTTTAACGATACGTTAGATGCGATTGCTAAAGTAATGAACAAGTACGAAAAAACCTACCTTAGTGTGCAAGGGCATACTGACAGTACGGGTAAAGATAGCTTCAACATGAACCTATCGCGTGAACGCGCACAAAGTGTGAAAGACTACTTAGTGAACCAACAAATTATGGCTACACGTGTTAGCACTATGGGCTATGGCGAAACACGCCCAATTGCAACTAATGATAGTGCAAATGGCCGTGCTCAAAACCGTCGCGTAGAAATTCAGATAGTGCCAAATACCGAAGGTTAA
- the chrA gene encoding chromate efflux transporter, with protein sequence MLIAIFRQFFLLGCMSFGGPAAHLGYFKRHFVDSLNWLTNTRYAQLISLSQALPGPGSSQVSFAIGVERAGVLGGIAAFVGFTLPSFLIMVLLAVSAHQFDAVYFAIIAGLKLFAVVIVADATLSMAKSFCTSAALKLLAVMSTLALVLFPMMGTQIAILITAATIGAIWPLLKLGTATENVSSTKSNINWIALGLFALLLGVSFIPLGHEFALFAPFYQAGAMVFGGGHVVLPVLQAGVPALSDDQFLSAYASAQAVPGPMFTIATYLGAQLTTEQPLVGALIATLLIFMPGFLLILAFQKSWINLASKPRFASSIAALNAAVVGFLAAALYSPIWTSAVHNLWQVALVIITFAWLRFKKPPIWWLLALFIAVGLLQHYLPSL encoded by the coding sequence ATGTTAATTGCTATTTTTAGACAGTTTTTTTTACTAGGGTGTATGAGCTTTGGCGGCCCTGCTGCGCATTTAGGTTATTTTAAACGCCACTTTGTAGACTCGTTAAATTGGTTAACTAACACGCGTTACGCACAACTTATTAGTTTAAGCCAAGCGCTGCCGGGGCCTGGCTCTAGCCAAGTTAGTTTTGCTATTGGTGTTGAGCGTGCTGGAGTACTGGGTGGTATAGCTGCTTTTGTAGGTTTTACTCTGCCTTCGTTTTTAATAATGGTGCTGCTTGCGGTGAGTGCTCATCAGTTTGACGCTGTTTACTTTGCCATTATTGCAGGCTTAAAGTTATTTGCCGTTGTTATAGTTGCTGATGCAACACTTAGTATGGCTAAAAGCTTTTGTACAAGTGCTGCGCTTAAGTTACTTGCTGTAATGAGTACACTTGCTTTGGTGTTATTTCCAATGATGGGAACTCAAATCGCTATTTTAATAACCGCTGCAACAATAGGTGCTATATGGCCTTTATTAAAACTGGGTACAGCCACAGAAAATGTTAGCAGTACAAAAAGTAATATTAATTGGATTGCACTGGGGTTATTTGCGCTCTTACTTGGTGTGAGCTTTATTCCACTAGGACATGAGTTTGCTTTGTTTGCCCCTTTTTACCAGGCAGGTGCAATGGTGTTTGGCGGCGGACACGTAGTACTGCCGGTACTTCAAGCTGGCGTACCAGCATTGAGTGATGATCAGTTTTTAAGTGCTTACGCGAGTGCACAAGCAGTGCCTGGGCCTATGTTTACTATTGCTACTTACTTAGGCGCACAACTTACTACAGAACAACCTTTAGTGGGTGCTCTTATAGCTACACTGCTTATATTTATGCCTGGTTTTTTACTTATACTCGCATTCCAAAAGAGCTGGATTAACTTGGCAAGTAAGCCACGTTTTGCAAGCTCAATAGCGGCGCTTAATGCCGCGGTAGTAGGTTTTTTAGCGGCTGCACTGTATTCGCCAATTTGGACATCAGCGGTGCATAACCTTTGGCAAGTTGCGTTAGTAATAATTACATTTGCATGGCTGCGATTTAAAAAGCCACCTATTTGGTGGCTCTTAGCTTTATTTATTGCTGTGGGTCTTTTACAACACTATTTGCCATCACTCTAA
- a CDS encoding mechanosensitive ion channel family protein, which translates to MTNTHLQELIAPWFEKVPDADFLSSITAVSIGIFSLLIVYLFTRRLMLPGIQKIVTRLSPERIGALSPMLNKLNKRIAGMLCCVLFLATFDSVYPVNEIAGEILKTIGQALLIIYAGFIFSSIVSIAGTIYNQLEFAREVPIQGLIQVVKLITFIVCAILIVSIFLEKSPTYILSGFGAIAAVTLLVFKDTILGFVASIQIAANRLVTYGDWIQVENYGADGEVIDLGLNTVKVRNWDNTITTIPTYMLVAGSFKNWRGMQESGGRRIKRSLNIDMHSICLVGDEFRKQIDAAIPLHDYIRVTTLPAQVSNLGLFRRYAEGYLKQHSKINTSLTLMVRELQPLNHGLPIEFYCFSEDKRWISYEHLQAEIMDHLLAVLPVFGLRAYQSVSGQLSPPSEQQTDKPTFRVMANSVVKDPQQ; encoded by the coding sequence ATGACCAACACCCATCTTCAGGAATTAATTGCTCCTTGGTTTGAAAAAGTACCCGACGCGGATTTTCTTAGCTCAATTACCGCAGTCTCAATAGGAATATTCTCTTTATTAATTGTTTACTTATTTACTCGTAGATTAATGTTACCTGGCATTCAAAAAATAGTGACGAGGCTTTCTCCTGAGCGAATTGGTGCGCTTTCTCCTATGCTTAATAAGCTAAATAAGCGTATTGCCGGAATGCTGTGCTGCGTATTGTTTTTAGCTACGTTTGATAGCGTATACCCAGTTAATGAAATTGCAGGAGAAATACTAAAAACGATAGGACAAGCTTTACTTATTATTTATGCTGGTTTTATTTTTAGCAGTATTGTGAGCATTGCGGGTACTATTTATAACCAGTTAGAGTTTGCCCGCGAGGTCCCTATTCAGGGCTTAATTCAGGTTGTTAAGCTAATAACCTTTATTGTGTGTGCAATTTTAATTGTGAGCATTTTTCTTGAGAAGTCACCTACTTATATTCTCTCTGGCTTTGGTGCTATTGCTGCCGTTACGTTATTAGTATTTAAAGACACTATTTTAGGCTTTGTAGCCAGTATTCAAATAGCAGCAAATCGCCTAGTAACCTATGGTGATTGGATTCAAGTAGAAAATTACGGCGCCGATGGCGAAGTAATTGATTTGGGTTTAAACACCGTAAAGGTACGTAACTGGGATAACACCATAACAACTATTCCAACTTATATGCTGGTAGCGGGTTCATTTAAAAACTGGCGCGGGATGCAAGAGTCGGGCGGTAGACGTATTAAACGCTCACTCAATATTGATATGCACAGTATTTGTTTAGTGGGTGATGAGTTTAGAAAACAAATTGATGCGGCTATTCCGCTGCACGACTATATTCGAGTGACGACATTACCTGCTCAGGTTTCTAATTTAGGGCTATTTCGTCGCTATGCTGAAGGTTATTTAAAACAGCACAGTAAAATTAATACGTCGCTTACGTTAATGGTACGAGAGCTACAACCACTAAACCATGGTTTACCTATTGAGTTTTATTGCTTTAGTGAAGACAAACGCTGGATTTCGTACGAGCATTTACAAGCCGAAATAATGGACCATTTACTTGCGGTATTACCCGTGTTTGGGCTTAGAGCGTATCAAAGTGTAAGTGGGCAATTAAGCCCACCGAGTGAGCAACAAACAGATAAGCCAACATTTAGAGTGATGGCAAATAGTGTTGTAAAAGACCCACAGCAATAA
- a CDS encoding acetyltransferase, whose amino-acid sequence MLKKWLPNWLNGLIVGCVLFSNMILFGSLVFVLGLIKLLLPLPVVNSILHSAYRGWCNGNRLGLWLGCPNIVVDISGDLNSKSWYLLICNHASWLDITVLSSLHALPAPKFFLKDGLKYMPFIGTGAWAMGMPFMKRVSKAQLAKNPKLKGLDVERTKRSCRNFRHHPTTIINFVEGTRNTPAKHNLQQSPFKHLLKPKAGGIAFALEVLADQFDAMLNTSLVYSGKTDHVCRNLLKGELDSIYVSIDVTPINDNMQGSYQSDDVFKVNFQHYVNELWVAKDQQLADIYAQQDLPEPQISKEIETL is encoded by the coding sequence ATGCTAAAAAAGTGGTTACCAAATTGGCTTAACGGCTTAATTGTAGGCTGCGTATTGTTTTCTAACATGATACTTTTTGGCTCGCTAGTATTTGTACTGGGCCTTATTAAGTTATTACTGCCTTTGCCTGTGGTTAACTCTATATTACACAGCGCTTACCGAGGTTGGTGTAACGGCAACCGTTTAGGGCTTTGGTTAGGTTGCCCTAACATTGTGGTTGATATAAGTGGCGACTTAAACTCAAAAAGTTGGTATTTACTTATTTGTAACCACGCGAGTTGGTTAGATATAACTGTACTTAGCTCATTACATGCATTGCCTGCCCCTAAGTTCTTTTTAAAAGACGGGTTAAAATACATGCCTTTTATTGGCACTGGTGCGTGGGCTATGGGTATGCCGTTTATGAAACGGGTAAGCAAAGCGCAATTAGCTAAAAATCCAAAGTTGAAAGGGTTGGATGTAGAGCGCACGAAGCGTAGTTGTCGTAATTTTCGTCATCATCCTACTACCATCATTAATTTTGTTGAAGGTACACGCAATACGCCAGCCAAACATAATCTGCAACAAAGTCCTTTTAAGCATTTATTAAAGCCCAAAGCGGGCGGCATTGCTTTTGCGCTTGAAGTATTAGCCGATCAATTTGATGCCATGCTTAATACAAGTTTAGTATATAGCGGTAAGACAGATCACGTTTGTCGTAACTTGTTAAAAGGTGAGCTAGATTCTATTTATGTTTCAATAGACGTAACCCCCATTAATGACAATATGCAGGGCAGCTATCAAAGCGATGACGTATTTAAAGTTAATTTTCAACATTATGTGAATGAGCTATGGGTTGCTAAAGATCAGCAGCTTGCCGACATTTATGCTCAACAAGATTTACCTGAACCACAAATCAGTAAGGAAATTGAAACACTATGA